The proteins below come from a single Pseudarthrobacter sp. SSS035 genomic window:
- a CDS encoding lipid kinase — translation MKAARDARSAAVVINAGSRRGAAHELAVDTMRKAGVPISAVHHVLSGADLAGTLDRVLADGHDLVVVGGGDGTVSYAAGRVAGTNVVLGVLPLGTANDFARTLEIPNNLAEACATIADGKVVDIDLGRANGEPFLNVASVGLSVAVTEALSPRLKRYIGPLAYGIATLRAYAGHKAFRARLEFPDGDHEPMELDSLLQVAVGNGRHYGGGNTVSPTAGIDDHTLDIYAILAGPLREHVSIARLLKDGSFIKHDRVYHLTSRAVRLVTDQPLPVNLDGEIATTTPTDFTVQRNAVHVVVPQSSTSALFDGPGAADWSSI, via the coding sequence ATGAAAGCTGCCCGGGACGCCCGCTCTGCCGCCGTTGTGATCAACGCCGGATCACGCCGGGGGGCGGCACACGAACTTGCCGTGGACACGATGCGGAAGGCGGGTGTGCCCATCTCCGCCGTGCACCACGTGCTGTCCGGGGCAGACCTGGCCGGGACGCTTGATCGGGTGCTTGCGGACGGGCACGACCTGGTGGTTGTCGGCGGCGGCGACGGGACTGTGTCCTACGCCGCCGGTCGCGTTGCCGGCACAAACGTTGTGCTCGGCGTTCTGCCGCTGGGCACCGCCAACGACTTCGCCCGCACGCTGGAGATACCGAACAATCTTGCCGAGGCCTGCGCCACCATCGCAGACGGGAAAGTAGTGGACATCGACCTTGGCCGGGCCAACGGCGAGCCATTCCTCAACGTCGCGTCCGTTGGCCTGTCGGTGGCTGTCACCGAAGCTCTCAGCCCCCGTCTGAAGCGGTACATCGGGCCATTGGCCTACGGCATTGCCACCCTGCGCGCTTATGCCGGGCACAAGGCGTTCCGGGCCCGTCTCGAGTTCCCCGACGGGGACCACGAACCGATGGAACTCGACAGCCTGCTTCAGGTGGCCGTCGGCAACGGCCGGCATTACGGCGGCGGCAACACGGTCTCCCCCACGGCAGGGATCGACGACCACACCCTCGACATCTACGCGATCCTGGCGGGGCCACTCCGGGAGCATGTGAGTATCGCGCGGTTGCTCAAGGACGGAAGCTTCATCAAACACGACCGGGTGTACCACCTGACCAGCCGAGCTGTCCGGCTGGTCACCGACCAGCCGCTGCCGGTGAACCTCGACGGCGAGATCGCGACGACCACGCCGACCGACTTCACCGTCCAGCGCAACGCCGTCCACGTGGTGGTGCCTCAAAGCAGCACCAGCGCGCTGTTCGACGGACCGGGCGCCGCGGACTGGTCGTCCATTTGA
- a CDS encoding DUF6308 family protein — translation MTIPNILDEDHIDAAAKLLRAYYDDLFASVMPRTGSRFDSWAGGGDAAGVANRVVADDLVAVSFLSVKIPARAAVGILETHAPEISKNLKHLPYNVDLADLTPAEFDKYLGAGSPGMCLWHVLRATTTGRWGIGETKASKIMARKRPQLIPIYDSIVGPLMGLPKNSVGQWKKWHTALTDGTGLTHRLQEIRRLSGISDPISDIRVMDIVLWMYGKET, via the coding sequence ATGACAATTCCGAACATTTTGGATGAAGACCATATCGATGCCGCAGCCAAACTGCTGCGCGCTTACTACGATGATCTTTTCGCATCAGTGATGCCGAGAACCGGAAGCCGCTTCGATAGCTGGGCCGGTGGTGGTGACGCGGCGGGCGTGGCCAACCGAGTGGTCGCCGATGATCTTGTCGCAGTCTCATTCCTGTCGGTCAAGATTCCGGCCCGGGCCGCTGTCGGCATACTTGAAACGCATGCTCCGGAGATTTCAAAGAACCTCAAGCACCTGCCATATAACGTCGACCTGGCGGATCTGACTCCTGCCGAGTTCGACAAGTACCTGGGTGCGGGTAGCCCCGGAATGTGCCTATGGCACGTGCTCAGGGCGACGACAACCGGACGATGGGGTATCGGCGAAACTAAGGCCAGTAAGATCATGGCCCGAAAGCGCCCCCAGCTAATCCCAATCTACGATTCAATCGTGGGTCCGCTAATGGGGCTGCCCAAGAACTCCGTGGGTCAGTGGAAGAAATGGCACACGGCCTTAACTGACGGCACAGGCCTCACTCACCGGCTTCAAGAAATTCGAAGGCTCTCTGGAATTTCCGATCCGATTTCCGACATTCGTGTCATGGACATCGTTCTCTGGATGTACGGAAAGGAGACGTAG
- a CDS encoding MFS transporter has product MTNKPRPGLAIAALSLGTSLNPLNSSMIAVALVVLREDFALDVATVTWVITSFYLASAAGQPLMGRLADRFGPRRLFTFGMALVAVTCALAPFAPNFALVCVARALMAVGTATAYPSAVVMVTELSRLAKLPSTRPLGRIQMANTSAAAVGPVVGGLLVSLLGWQALFAVNVPLALLALIVVHRAAPADSGRETGKLATLIRDSDIPGILAFVASLMLAMMALLNVMPGYRWWLLGAATVIAALFAWRELRFRPPFLDLRLLGRNRPLLLVYLVFVVFSGVYYFAFFGLPQLLQEAGHYDAGLVGLLMFPLAAMSVLVTPVTVRLIDWFGVRSVMIAGVLILLVASGALGALTLSLWPPMVFVLTALMGVPYGVVSTASNQGLYVSARPEERGVAAGIFQTCRYLGAITATVLIGVLYGPGVNQANWGLMVLVMLGLGAVVLGLAVAWKRKPGV; this is encoded by the coding sequence GTGACGAACAAACCCCGCCCCGGCCTCGCGATCGCCGCGCTCAGCCTCGGCACTTCCCTGAACCCGCTGAACTCGTCCATGATCGCCGTCGCCTTGGTGGTTCTGCGGGAGGACTTCGCGCTCGACGTCGCCACCGTCACCTGGGTGATCACCTCGTTCTACCTGGCGTCCGCGGCCGGACAGCCGCTCATGGGCAGGCTCGCGGACCGCTTCGGGCCGCGCCGCCTCTTCACGTTCGGAATGGCCTTAGTTGCGGTGACCTGTGCGCTGGCGCCATTCGCGCCCAACTTCGCGCTGGTCTGCGTGGCGCGAGCGCTCATGGCTGTGGGGACGGCGACGGCGTACCCGTCCGCCGTCGTGATGGTCACCGAACTGAGCCGGCTGGCGAAGCTGCCGTCCACCCGCCCGCTGGGCCGGATCCAGATGGCGAACACGTCGGCGGCAGCGGTGGGACCCGTCGTCGGCGGTTTGTTGGTGAGCCTGCTGGGCTGGCAGGCGCTGTTCGCCGTCAACGTGCCGCTCGCGCTGCTGGCGCTGATTGTGGTGCACCGGGCGGCGCCGGCCGATTCCGGGCGCGAAACCGGGAAGCTCGCAACACTGATCCGTGACTCCGACATCCCCGGCATCCTGGCCTTCGTCGCCTCGCTGATGCTCGCCATGATGGCGCTGCTGAACGTGATGCCGGGATACCGCTGGTGGCTCCTGGGCGCGGCGACCGTCATTGCCGCGCTGTTCGCGTGGCGGGAGCTGCGTTTCCGTCCGCCGTTCCTGGACCTGCGGCTGCTGGGCCGGAACCGGCCGCTGCTGCTGGTGTATCTGGTGTTCGTCGTCTTCAGCGGCGTCTACTACTTTGCGTTCTTCGGCCTGCCGCAGCTTCTGCAGGAGGCAGGACACTACGACGCCGGACTGGTGGGCCTGCTGATGTTCCCCCTGGCGGCAATGTCCGTGCTGGTCACCCCGGTGACGGTCCGGCTGATTGATTGGTTCGGCGTGCGTTCGGTGATGATCGCCGGCGTGCTGATCCTGCTGGTGGCCTCGGGCGCACTGGGGGCGTTGACGTTGTCCCTGTGGCCGCCCATGGTGTTTGTGCTGACCGCGTTGATGGGTGTGCCGTACGGGGTGGTGAGCACGGCGTCGAACCAGGGCCTGTACGTGTCCGCCCGGCCGGAGGAGAGGGGAGTGGCGGCCGGCATTTTCCAGACCTGCCGCTACCTCGGCGCCATCACAGCGACGGTGCTGATCGGTGTGCTGTACGGGCCCGGCGTGAACCAGGCGAACTGGGGACTGATGGTCCTGGTGATGCTGGGGCTGGGCGCCGTGGTGCTCGGGTTGGCGGTGGCGTGGAAGCGGAAGCCGGGGGTTTAG
- a CDS encoding metalloregulator ArsR/SmtB family transcription factor has product MDAVFKALADPTRRDLLDELFREDGQTLHALEARFEMTRYGVMKHLKLLEEAGLVVTRRRGREKLHFLNPVPIRLIHDRWVSKYAQPWAAALSDLKTRLESPMEKIFEIYIKTTPERLWEAITDSDIRSKYQFGNSIKSDWTTGSRFEMGNPKADGALLGEGENIEVDPPRRLVQTMRALWGEDVKAEGTSRITWEIEPVGDSCHLTVTHDQLREGANDQLYGGWPMILSGLKTWLETGEKLTTPGSLMYT; this is encoded by the coding sequence GTGGACGCCGTATTCAAGGCCCTCGCCGACCCCACCCGCCGGGACCTGCTCGATGAGCTCTTCCGGGAGGACGGGCAGACCCTGCACGCGCTCGAGGCCCGCTTCGAGATGACCCGCTACGGGGTCATGAAGCACCTCAAGCTGCTGGAGGAGGCCGGACTGGTGGTCACCCGCCGTCGGGGCCGCGAGAAACTCCATTTCCTCAATCCGGTGCCCATCCGCCTGATCCACGACCGCTGGGTCAGCAAATATGCACAACCATGGGCCGCTGCCCTCAGCGACCTCAAAACCAGATTGGAAAGTCCCATGGAAAAGATCTTCGAAATCTACATCAAGACCACCCCGGAGCGGCTCTGGGAAGCCATCACGGACAGCGATATCCGAAGCAAGTACCAGTTCGGCAACAGCATCAAATCGGACTGGACCACGGGCAGCCGCTTCGAGATGGGCAACCCGAAGGCCGACGGAGCCCTCCTGGGCGAGGGTGAAAACATCGAAGTCGATCCCCCGCGCCGCCTGGTCCAGACCATGCGTGCCCTGTGGGGCGAAGACGTGAAGGCCGAAGGCACCTCACGCATCACCTGGGAGATCGAACCGGTGGGCGATTCCTGCCATCTCACCGTCACCCACGACCAGCTCCGCGAAGGCGCTAACGACCAGCTCTACGGCGGCTGGCCTATGATCCTCTCCGGCCTGAAGACCTGGCTCGAAACCGGCGAAAAGCTCACCACCCCCGGCTCACTCATGTACACCTGA
- a CDS encoding HipA domain-containing protein: MPALPCSRCPCRCSPKPSTWDLPEDFAITTSLGGVQSKVLLSSSLSPGDSGWYWPARGAASTHIIKPDPLDSPIPDLLAAEHWALELARAAGLRAARTRMETFGTRDALVVERYDRTGDHKRIHQEDFTQVLGIASAAKYDQSTAAPSRLAQVAAIASPHSRNAAAFKSELLKAVAFNVLIGNGDAHSKNYSVLIRETGEVQLAPLYDVAPTLLLYARSSNAGHSVAGQARLNYITLDHLVREAGSWGMDVEEARSGVTGILVAAAEAHTSVPQRLAHLPALVAARAEDLIAGSAARRQL, from the coding sequence GTGCCGGCGCTGCCCTGCTCTCGTTGTCCTTGCCGTTGCAGTCCAAAGCCATCAACTTGGGACCTCCCTGAGGACTTCGCCATCACCACGTCCCTTGGCGGTGTCCAATCCAAGGTCCTGTTGTCCAGCAGCTTGTCGCCAGGCGACAGCGGCTGGTATTGGCCGGCCCGCGGCGCCGCCTCCACGCACATCATCAAACCCGACCCGCTTGATTCACCGATTCCGGACTTGCTGGCGGCCGAACATTGGGCGCTTGAGCTGGCCAGGGCCGCAGGCCTACGTGCGGCACGGACACGGATGGAGACCTTCGGCACCCGGGATGCCCTGGTAGTGGAACGCTATGACCGAACCGGGGACCACAAACGGATTCATCAGGAAGACTTCACGCAGGTTCTGGGGATTGCGTCTGCGGCAAAGTACGATCAGTCGACCGCGGCACCGTCACGCCTCGCTCAAGTGGCGGCGATCGCGTCGCCGCACAGCCGAAATGCTGCGGCTTTCAAGAGTGAGTTGTTGAAGGCTGTGGCTTTCAATGTCCTTATCGGCAACGGTGACGCCCATTCCAAGAACTACTCGGTGCTTATCCGGGAAACGGGCGAGGTGCAGTTAGCGCCCCTGTATGACGTCGCGCCAACGCTGCTGCTATATGCGCGCAGCTCCAATGCAGGGCATTCAGTGGCCGGTCAGGCCCGGCTGAACTACATCACCCTGGACCATCTTGTGAGGGAGGCTGGCAGTTGGGGGATGGACGTCGAGGAAGCCCGCTCCGGCGTGACGGGCATCCTCGTTGCGGCGGCGGAGGCTCATACGTCCGTCCCCCAGCGCCTCGCGCACCTGCCCGCCCTCGTGGCTGCTCGTGCAGAAGATCTCATTGCCGGAAGCGCGGCGCGCAGGCAGCTGTAA
- a CDS encoding helix-turn-helix transcriptional regulator encodes MEHPAETPFFRAMDSKSFGAAVRSARQERKLTQSGLAELINASRHTIVRLEQGENVSLETAIAAVRALERDIALIPRFSRLDVKQ; translated from the coding sequence ATGGAACATCCGGCTGAAACTCCGTTCTTCCGCGCCATGGATTCGAAATCCTTTGGCGCTGCGGTACGTAGCGCCCGTCAGGAGCGGAAGCTGACGCAGAGCGGCTTGGCCGAGCTCATCAATGCGAGCCGTCACACCATCGTCCGCCTGGAACAGGGCGAGAATGTTTCTTTGGAGACGGCCATCGCGGCGGTGCGGGCCCTTGAGCGGGACATTGCCCTTATTCCGCGGTTTTCACGTTTGGACGTCAAACAGTGA
- a CDS encoding MFS transporter — protein MTQQPLKKRRLRVSDVNVVNHRTLRKALGGTIVGNTMEWYDVGVFGYLITTMGPVFLPEADKAVQNLFLLGTFGATFIARPLGGVFFGWLGDKIGRQKVLAMTLMLMAAATFAVGLLPGYSVLGIWAAVLLVITKLVQGFSTGGEYAGATTFVSEHSPDHRRGFFASFLDMGSYLGFAIGAGLVSGLQLTLGQAEMEAWGWRIPFLIAGPLGIIAIYFRIKIEESPAFQATLEAEAEVARHPETGEVLGPMGPVGIFKAYWQRIVLAMILVAAANTVGYALTSYMPTYLTTNKGYDEINGTLLTIPVLVAMSLCIPLTGHLSDRIGRRPVLWIGAISTVVLSLPAFILIDIGTIPATLTGLALVAFPVTFYVANLASALPALFPTAHRYGAMGIAYNFAVAIFGGTTPFIIASLIQVTGNDMMPAYYLMATSAIAAVTIYFLPESARRHLPGSMPSVDSEKAARELVATQDDNPMLDMDTLPFGSSYEAARAAHAGPEK, from the coding sequence ATGACCCAGCAACCTCTCAAGAAACGCCGTCTCCGCGTTTCAGACGTCAATGTTGTTAACCATCGGACCCTCAGGAAAGCGCTCGGCGGGACCATCGTCGGCAACACGATGGAATGGTACGACGTCGGTGTGTTCGGATATCTGATCACCACCATGGGGCCGGTGTTCCTGCCGGAAGCAGACAAAGCCGTGCAGAACCTGTTCCTGCTGGGAACCTTCGGAGCAACGTTTATCGCCCGCCCCCTGGGTGGCGTCTTTTTCGGCTGGCTTGGCGATAAGATCGGCCGCCAGAAGGTCCTGGCGATGACCTTGATGCTCATGGCCGCGGCGACCTTCGCCGTCGGTCTCCTCCCGGGGTACTCGGTGCTGGGCATCTGGGCTGCCGTGCTGCTGGTGATCACCAAGCTGGTGCAGGGCTTTTCCACCGGTGGCGAGTACGCAGGCGCCACGACGTTCGTCAGTGAGCACTCCCCGGACCACCGCCGCGGCTTCTTCGCCAGCTTCCTGGACATGGGCAGCTATCTGGGCTTTGCCATAGGTGCCGGGCTGGTGTCCGGTCTCCAGCTAACCCTGGGCCAGGCCGAGATGGAGGCCTGGGGCTGGCGCATTCCGTTCCTGATCGCCGGGCCCCTCGGCATCATCGCGATCTACTTCCGGATTAAAATTGAGGAATCGCCCGCGTTCCAGGCAACCCTCGAGGCCGAGGCCGAAGTCGCCAGGCATCCCGAAACCGGTGAGGTGCTCGGCCCCATGGGCCCGGTGGGAATCTTCAAGGCCTACTGGCAGCGGATAGTGCTGGCCATGATCCTCGTGGCCGCTGCCAATACGGTGGGCTACGCCCTGACGTCCTACATGCCCACGTACCTGACCACCAACAAGGGGTACGACGAGATCAACGGGACTCTCCTGACCATCCCGGTCCTGGTGGCCATGTCCCTGTGCATCCCACTGACAGGTCATCTCTCGGACCGGATCGGCCGTCGCCCCGTGCTGTGGATCGGAGCCATCAGTACGGTGGTCCTGTCGCTCCCCGCCTTCATTCTGATCGATATCGGGACCATCCCGGCCACGCTCACCGGCCTGGCCCTGGTCGCCTTCCCTGTCACGTTCTACGTTGCCAATCTCGCCTCGGCGCTGCCGGCACTGTTCCCCACGGCCCACCGCTACGGGGCCATGGGTATCGCCTACAACTTCGCCGTGGCGATTTTCGGAGGCACCACGCCGTTCATTATCGCGAGCCTGATCCAGGTGACGGGCAACGACATGATGCCCGCTTACTACCTCATGGCCACCTCCGCAATCGCTGCGGTCACCATCTACTTCCTGCCGGAATCCGCCCGGAGGCACCTGCCAGGGTCAATGCCCAGCGTGGATTCGGAGAAAGCTGCCCGCGAACTGGTGGCAACCCAGGACGATAACCCCATGCTGGACATGGACACGCTGCCCTTCGGCTCCAGCTATGAGGCCGCTAGGGCGGCGCACGCGGGACCTGAAAAGTAG
- a CDS encoding class I SAM-dependent methyltransferase gives MTWVEAGESKTARWRSANGRPAPTRVEVVTDSLTADEANRMASQGIAMLWHGDFHNARQILNAMDRRVGAGKKIAGTPAEKFYRHRQSRSHRARILGLLLIPLDPGPVVPLRRAPDIREAAAEAYGDIGESSAVSLHELVGAIGAHEWRRNGVYVDALQGRIHPHYGTFFPTRSEYVELVAAAPLPADTLAFDVGTGTGVLAAVLARRGVHRVVATDNEPRAIACAGENFRNLGVQDRAEAVLTDMFPPGRAPLVVCNPPWIPATPHSILDNAVYDPGSRMLFRFLNELSHHLEPGGEGWLVLSDLAEHLGLRTRDDLLAAINAAGLKVMDRLDTKPTHPKASDRDDPLFEARAAEVTSLWRLVPR, from the coding sequence GTGACCTGGGTCGAGGCTGGTGAGAGCAAGACCGCGCGCTGGCGTTCGGCGAACGGCAGGCCGGCGCCGACGCGCGTCGAAGTGGTCACAGACTCCCTCACGGCCGATGAGGCGAACCGGATGGCGTCACAGGGGATCGCGATGCTCTGGCATGGTGACTTCCACAACGCACGGCAGATCCTCAACGCCATGGACCGGCGGGTAGGCGCCGGAAAGAAGATCGCAGGGACTCCGGCCGAAAAGTTCTATCGGCATCGCCAGTCCCGCTCGCACCGTGCGCGCATTCTCGGCCTGCTGCTGATTCCCCTTGATCCGGGCCCGGTGGTGCCGCTGCGCCGCGCACCGGATATCCGGGAGGCCGCCGCTGAAGCGTACGGCGATATCGGCGAATCTTCCGCTGTGTCCCTGCATGAGCTTGTCGGTGCAATTGGCGCCCACGAGTGGCGACGGAACGGCGTCTACGTCGATGCCCTGCAGGGCCGCATCCACCCGCACTATGGCACGTTCTTCCCCACCCGGAGTGAGTATGTGGAGCTCGTGGCCGCCGCGCCGCTGCCCGCCGACACGCTGGCGTTCGACGTCGGAACCGGCACCGGGGTGCTCGCTGCCGTCCTCGCGCGCCGTGGCGTCCACCGTGTGGTCGCGACGGACAATGAACCCCGTGCCATCGCCTGCGCCGGTGAGAATTTCCGGAACCTCGGTGTCCAGGACCGTGCCGAGGCCGTCCTGACCGACATGTTCCCGCCCGGACGGGCGCCGCTCGTGGTGTGCAACCCGCCCTGGATTCCGGCCACACCGCATTCCATCCTGGACAATGCCGTCTACGATCCCGGCAGCAGGATGCTGTTCCGCTTCCTGAACGAACTCTCCCACCATCTGGAGCCGGGCGGTGAGGGCTGGCTTGTCCTCTCCGACCTTGCCGAGCACCTTGGCCTGCGGACGCGTGACGATCTGCTGGCCGCCATCAACGCCGCCGGGCTGAAGGTGATGGATCGGCTCGACACCAAGCCAACGCATCCGAAGGCATCGGACCGCGACGATCCGCTGTTCGAGGCGCGCGCGGCCGAGGTCACGTCCCTGTGGCGGCTTGTTCCCCGGTAG
- a CDS encoding nucleoside hydrolase, which yields MTDRTAAHFYLDCDTGIDDALALAYLLATPRAELVGIGTVSGNVSAAGGARNTLDLLQLAGHPDIPVAVGAHHPQAGTFHGGAPHVHGSNGIGGVELPRSDREPIQATAAELLVQLAHQHAGELRVVAIGPLTNIAAALRLEPKLPELVAEITIMGGAALAPGNITAVAEANIANDPEAAAEVLAAAWNVTLVPLDVTMSNVLEERHRQELLATDHPVSQALGDMLGYYFGFYVDIFGRACSAMHDPLAAAIAVQGVELTVAPTVRVEVDTTSGPGRGQTVCDLRGQYLGFPDQRGARCRVVLELGEDFASHLLGTMQAAWLAEDSLDAAPVA from the coding sequence CTTCTATCTCGACTGCGACACCGGCATCGACGACGCCCTCGCCCTCGCGTACCTCCTCGCCACCCCGCGCGCGGAGCTCGTCGGCATCGGCACTGTCAGCGGCAATGTCAGCGCCGCGGGAGGCGCCCGGAACACCCTCGACCTGCTCCAGCTGGCCGGGCACCCGGACATTCCCGTGGCAGTGGGCGCGCACCACCCGCAGGCGGGCACGTTCCACGGGGGAGCACCGCACGTCCACGGCAGCAACGGCATCGGCGGCGTGGAGCTGCCGCGCTCGGACCGTGAGCCCATCCAGGCGACGGCGGCCGAACTCCTCGTCCAGCTCGCGCACCAGCACGCCGGGGAGCTGCGCGTTGTGGCGATCGGTCCGCTGACCAACATTGCGGCGGCCCTGCGCCTGGAACCGAAGCTGCCGGAACTCGTCGCCGAAATCACCATCATGGGCGGGGCCGCACTGGCCCCAGGAAACATCACCGCCGTCGCCGAGGCCAACATCGCCAACGATCCCGAGGCAGCCGCGGAGGTCCTCGCCGCCGCGTGGAACGTGACGCTCGTACCCTTGGACGTCACCATGAGCAACGTTTTGGAAGAACGCCACCGGCAGGAGCTGCTCGCCACGGACCACCCCGTTTCCCAGGCCCTGGGCGACATGCTGGGATACTACTTTGGCTTCTACGTGGACATCTTTGGCCGCGCCTGTTCCGCCATGCACGATCCCCTGGCCGCCGCGATCGCCGTCCAGGGAGTGGAGCTGACAGTGGCTCCCACCGTCCGCGTGGAGGTGGACACCACCAGCGGTCCGGGCCGCGGCCAGACGGTGTGCGACCTCCGCGGGCAGTACCTCGGGTTCCCGGACCAGCGTGGCGCGCGTTGCCGCGTGGTGCTGGAACTCGGCGAGGACTTCGCCTCGCACCTGCTCGGCACCATGCAGGCAGCCTGGCTGGCCGAGGATTCCCTCGACGCGGCGCCCGTCGCCTGA